The genome window TACACTTAGGCCTAACAACGTAAATTGCACGAATGATTTAATACTGGCTACTGACCTCTTTTCCCCATTCAGTTTTCTCTTCATAGCCAATGCTAATCACATGAATTGCTTCTTTGATAAGTGAAGCACTATTAGTCCCTTCAGGAAGTCCCCCATTTTCCATGAGTGTGGAAGTAATGAAAACTGGGGACTGCCCAAACCGTTTCTCGAAATTTTTCTGAGACATAAGGGATGATTTCTCCAACTCATCATAGCCTTCAAGACCTTCTTCTATACCTTCAAGATCAAAGATAGGTCCAGCTGATTTTCTGCTGTAGTTCTTtcccatcttcttcttcttgctaTACAACCCACTGAGACCAAGCAAAGCTTTAAGTCCCTTCTTCTTCGACTTCTTTGATTTCTTCTTCCTTGAACCACCGCAACAACAACAGCACCATGAAGGCCAGCAATCACATGTCATCTTCTGTCGCTTCTCAGACACTGGTGGATCATATCCATACAATGCCTGTCTGTTAAACACACAACCGGTTCCAACATAAACCGGCCCTTGGATCCCGTCTAGGCCTCTCATGTTAATCTGTGACCAAACCAACATTTGAGAATTATGCAATTCATGCAAAAAAATGAGTATTACAGAGTTATAATAGTAAAACTTACATCAAAGAACACAACATTTCGATTGGCATATCTGTCGTGGCGATCAATACCATCAAACCTCTGCGGAAACTGGACATAGCACAGCTTCTTGCCAAGTTGGGGATCCATCAAAAAACACATAGCTTCCCTCACTGCCTTACTATTGTTAACATAATGGTCACAATCCAAGTTCAGTATGAAAGGTGCATTGGTGAGTACGGCAGAAACTCGAACctaattgataaattaaatcACCATTTAGATTTTAACTTTAAGCAATCCAACAATTAAGCATTAACATAACCATCTGAGAGTTATTTACCATTGCATTCATAGCTCCAGCTTTTTTGTGGTGCTGATAGCCAGGTCTTTTCTCACGTGAAACGTAAACGAGTCTTGGTAACTCCTTGCCATCAACATCCAGTGCTCCTTCACTTCCAAGATAAACCTGTAAACATTTAAAAGTATATAAGGATTACACAGATGTTAAATGAATACAGATTACAAGAACCCTGAATTTAGGAAGCATTTCAAACCTGGATCATGCCAGGATGATCTCGACTGTTGTTCCCAGGCCACGGGGTTCCATCTTGCATCACCCACCCATCTTCTGGTTTCTTCTGTGCTGCAGCCACCAATGCATTAATCCTTACTTTGAATTCTTCGTACTCTCTCTGCAGTCATTAACAGAGAAGTTCTCACACGCGTAAATACAACAGAGGTATTCGAGTACACAACTTCAGAAAGTTTTTGATCTGCTTACCTTCATGGCCCTTCGATCCTTGACAAAAGTAGGCTGCACTTTATCCTTCAAGTAATCAATCTTTTCTGAAAAATAGTACTCGGGAGCCCTCGGCTCAATGCTGTACTTCTTGCAAAATGGCACCCACCTCCTTGCAAATTCAGCTGTCTCTGATAGAGCATCAAAAAGCAACATTGAGGCACCATCATCCGATATATAACAACACACCTTATCAACTGGATAGTCAACTGATAAGATTGAAAGAATTGTGTTTGCTGTGATAATTGGCGGCTCCTTGAGAGGATCCACAGAACTCACAAAGAAATCAACAGGGGATAGACCATTAGGCTCTCCCTCGCGCTCAAACCTCAAGGACAAGCGATCAAGGTAAGTCTCACGGTTAATGGGGAACCATTTTGGAAACTGATCAAGAATCCAtgaaaaaccaaaccaaatctcACAAATTACAGAGATGATCCAAAGGGGGAAAGCATCATAAGCTGGTGTTAAGATGCGGAAGTGAAAGAAGAAGCCTAAAATGACGAGCCTGGAGACAATGACAATTCGATAGGGATTGATTAAGCTTGATGCAATGGGGACCTTTCTCCAAAGAGGTTGTCTAGCTTCAGCCATGCTGGATGAGTATTCACATTGTTAAAGATTGAATGTACATAAGCAATGATAAACACTAATTAGAAACTTGAGAAAGAATCTTACAGATattcatcttcattttcttgATCATTGCCACTTTCATCTCCTTTGTTAACCAAACCGCGTTTTTCTTGTCTTGTTTTCCATTTATCTACTCTTTCTTTCCATTCAGAATTAGTATAAGTCTCCTTTTCGGCTTCAAAATCTTTGCCAGTAACTATAAACAAACCCCAAGTCATCGACCACTTAATAACATTATTACCATAACTAGGAAGTAATTACAATGCAAGTGAAAGGAGCAAGCTTTTACCACTTCCAGCAATTGAAGAGAAGGCAGGGCCATTTGGatgctgttgctgctgctgaAAATTATCCCCATTCTCCTGCAATATTCACAACCTGGTCATTTTCTGACTCATTAAGCGTCGGTTATATCTGCAGAAGGGCTAGCTGATAGACTAATTTACCGATGGAGTATTCAAGTGCTGGTGATCTGGTGCATTATCATAATTCTTCATCTGAAATTCGTCGtcaaaatcatcagcatcaaaGTTTTCTTCATCATCTCCTGCAACTCTTGGAGAACCTGCAGAAAACAGACCCCAAAATTGGCATTTTCACATCTAAGACGTAATAAAAAGACACAACAGACACTGATCAATGCAGAATTGCAGACCTTTGTGACGTTTATAGCGCGTGTTGCACTGAGGACAACACTGATGGCCTTCACTTCTTTCATACTCATAACAAGGCCTGCAAACTGGGAATCCACACTCAGCACAAGCCACAAACAAGTCCCCATTCTCCTTCAATCCAATCTCATCCCCGCAAACTCTGCAAATCTTCTTAGTAGCCTCAGCAGCAGGAGGCCGATGCTGCattaacaagaaaaatataaagcAAACCAAAAAAAGGCCAAGAAAAATGAGAATACTAACTCAGTTTTACTGCTTTACCTCATCTGCGCCATGCAACACATGCATTTCATCGCGGCCATGAGAGCCCGTAAAAAGGCCTGCCATTGGCACGCGAAAACACAGAGATCAAGAAAAGAATGATAGAGGGAGTGATGTGCAGACTATGAGAGGAATCAATGAGTTATAAGGACTAACAAGGATGTTAAAACCTCAAGGTGGCCTTACCAACTGATAGTTGGAGAGTCATGGGGTTTGATTGGAATAGAAGTAAACAAAGATTGGTGAAAAAGGACAGTTTGTTTGCTATGTCTAGAAGCCAAATACAtgtcaaataaatttaaagacCTTAACTTTCATCCAAAGCCATGACTGACACTTGCTTCTAGTTATCGATAGTTCAGAAATTACATATTTTAAGTCGCGGGTCGAACATAACAaaaacattttcaaaaaaaagctCATGTACCACAATTTTCACAAGTAATGCCGAAAATAACAGAATTAGGAAAAAATACTCGAAATATCAATTATTAATGCCAAAAATACCAGAAATAGGAGAAAATGCCCGAAATATCACTTATTAATCTTGTTGCCCATGTCTGATTTGATTTTACATTGGAGCTGATCTTTACTCTAGTGGCATATTTAATCTTTAGAGTATTTGATTTTTTccctaaattttaaagtattttatttgttgtgtgACTAATGGTATAAAACCTATAAGCCGGCTCCTAGATTTAGCACCAAACTTGCTTGCCTTCTACTCTTTTCTTGTAgcaattacaaaatttaaaagagTAGCTACATACATTTTGCCTTTTATGATGGAAATCAGAAACTTAAAGGCTTAAAATATACATGTGCCTAATATAATGATGTCCTAATACTATTGAAACAATATTTATGTTCTTACCAAACTTACAGTTCCGCAAATCCAAATGCTAACATTGGACTTTTATGTTCGAAACATAATAGATACATCGAAATTGTAGTCAACAATGTAACTATCAACCAAAATCACTTCAAAGCTGGAGGAAAGAAGGGGCAAGTTTGGACTGCAGAAGGCATTTCTTATTCAACAAAGGAAGAAATTGCATAGAACCTATGAAGGCATATACAGTCATGATCTCGCAAGCAGAAGAACTATAGGCAAAAGAATATGAAGGATTCCAGCTAAAGTCCATGTGTGTTCACCCTTTCTTATAGCTCAAATTCCACGGAGAATGAGTATGAAAGTATGATCACCAAAACTTCAAAAATTAGCTTATAAGTTGAATTGAAGATGGCACAAGCCCCTGATCCAGAAACAACTACTAAGACGAAGATATTAGTTCCAAACTTCCTTACTATCCTGTACTACCTGTACTACATGATGATGACGAAGGATACTACATGCATCTAAGAGGATGAGAATGGCGTGGCTATTAATTTACTTTCAAACGCTTTGCTGGTTGAGAGGTTGAATTGTCAGTGACAGTTGATGCAAGATCCTTCGAAATTTCAACTTCAGGTTCTGAATGGTTCTCTGTTAAGTGAGCAGAAATGTCTTCTGATGCTGGGGCGGCATTTTCTGGGACATCCACTGGTAGCTGATGCTGCAAAAGTAGGGACCCTTGTTCACTCTTGGCTGGGGATTCCTGAACTGCTTCAGGTTTGTCCATATCAGTCAACAAAACCTTTGCCATGTCAAGTCCAGATTTCTGTTGCTTCTCAAACATCATCTGAAGCTGTTTTCCTTGTTCTTCAATTCTCAGCTGTAAATTTCTCTGGATCTGAAAATATATAGAAGATTACATATATTTACAGTTCATCACAAAATGCAATGCTCTGACTAGAAAAAGTAACATAACTGGTGCTAACTGATGTAGGAACAACAACAATACTTAATAAAAGAAACTCAACAAATCATAACTTTTTAAGATGAGAAACTGTATGAAGGATGTCTCAAGCATAGACTTTTGGGAGGTGTATGTTTCAAGGTTCATGttccattaaaaaaaaaaaaggttccgGTAATTGCTTCATTCCATTAACATACTTCCTCGGTCGGTAGCTACACATGATCAAGactaaaactaacaattagtacTAAAAAGGAAAACCTGTACCTCAAGCTGTTCGTGCAAGCGTTTTTGAACTTCCATTTGCAATCGCAGTGCCTCTGTGATTTCAATACCCCTGTCACGACAAATGCTGAAGTCTTGatcattatttataaaaaactgATCATTTGAGAAACTCTCTATAGGAAAATCTAAAATTAAAGCATTTATAGTATATCGTAGGTCAAGGAAACACCACTTCAAAAGTGTCTAGGGTTATAACTCAAACAAAATAAGTGGCAATCACATTGAAGCGAATTACATAGTTAATGGACTCACGTTTTTAAGTCCAGGGATGACAACTCTTCAATTGGCATTAGTTTTCTCTCAGAAGATCCTGCAAAACAAGAATACACATCATTGTAGATGAATGCCTAAAATGCACTGCTTACGTGCTAAGTGCTTAACAGATTGAATTCAAAACCACAAAGAAGAGAAAAACAAACTGCAAAGGGTGAAAACTAAACATCTAATATGAAAATCTTAGGTTTAAGAACATACTTGGATGAAACTAATCACAActtttaaatagaataaaaagcACTACAACTTGAGATTtctatttttatcttttatattttgaCTACCATATACTTGTATTTCAGATGAACAAATACAGATGCGGAGTTACCAATGAAACCAAAGGTCAAAGGTCACAACATCATTAAGGTATAAGAGCTCACAAGAAAATCATATCATGAACATCAACATTATTAGGGACACAAATAACATAAgaatttaaaatagatttatcaAGGGAAAACCTAATTACTAGTTTAAGGGCATTCAACTTTGAGCAAGAGAACAATAGGGAAATGCGGGCTGATTCTTTTGAATGAGGTTAGGCAACCTCACAAGTGTTGATACAACTTAGAACAAGACTAAGAAAATAGAACTTTCATCTTTGCACTATAATCTAATAGACGCGCGTGATTAATTATGCAATTTTGTTCAAGTAAGATATTGAGTTTATTATTTTGCTTTATGTGTCAACTGCATGGAGAAAGGTACATAAGTATAACATATAAACTGAAGCAAGAACAATAGCTGTTCGAATGTTGGAAGAGTTGTTACCTTCCACTGAATCTGGTTTGTATCGTGCAGTTCGATATTTCTGACAATAaaagaacatatataataaaataatataaaaggaATAGGCAAAACCACTTATAATGGAACTATATATTACTAGAGGGACCAAAACACACCTGCAAATGGCTCTTTACATGATAAATGGTCAGACCTTCAACTTTCATTTGCTTCAGAACACCCTTGGGAGTCGCTCCTGTGAGTTAAAATCATTTGATCATTAAAACAGTGTCTCGTACTTTCCTAGCAAGTATAATACAGTAAGAGAAAATTTACTTTCGCTGCCACCAAGCTTGTTGACTGCCTCAACAAATGCTTCATGTAGTTCTGGAGTCCACCGCATGCGTGCTTTGGATGAACTGCCTCCAGCTGAGGGTGATTTTGTTACACCAGTGCTAGTCTCTTCAGACGAAGCAGGAAGTTGCAAACTAACCTGCTGCTGCTGATGTACTTGAGGCTGCTGCACTGGGCAGTTCATAGGTGTAGTGGACATTTGATAGGGAATAATCTGCAACAGTAAAAtaccatatattttttataattattctaataaaatagaaGAGGCCTATGTACATCTAGGGAAAAAAGTGAAAAAATCTTTTTCTGTCGGAATAAACCTGTTGTTCTGGACCTGCAACAGAAGTATCATCCACAAGCAGGTCAACCCAGTTTGGAGGCAAAGCATTATCATCAGTAATTAATTGCTCCGCCCATTCTTGCCAGTCACTTGTCTTATTAAAGTCCTCAGAAGGCACAACACACACACCGTTCTTGTCATCAATCTGATTGTTTGCACCAGGAGAAGTTACAGGACAGTCAAGGTAGCTGGGTAATGAATCTGTACACCAGGAATCGTTGTTGTTTTCGGTGATACAGCGACTGGATGCTGTCGACTTGAAGATTCCAGAATCTGAGTGATTATGTAAAGGCATAGTTGCTCCATGATTTGATGACTGAGATATAAAGGGAGTTTTGCTTGAATGATTTCCATGGGATGCAGATGTGGAGTATTGGAGATCAGAAGAGAACCCAGCAGATGAAGATATAATATGACCAACAACCCCGCTATTGGAAGGCAACAAAGGCCGAACATTTGAAGAATTTGACGCAAGTGTTCTTTCCATTGAAGCTTCTTGATAAACTGGCAATTGATGATTGGAAAGAACAGGTAACGATGAAGATAGACCTCCAGGTGCCCCATGATTACTAAGTGGTCTAGCACTTGACGTTTGAAAGGATAGAGCATGTCGTGCCTCCATTACTGCCCGCTCAAAAGAATATTTATAATGACTAATATCAGCTATGAGCCTGCACTTGGTATCTGTGCCAAAATTATTAACTTTGATTATTTAAGAAATGTCTGAAACAGGGGGGGAAAAAAAGAATTGCATAATTGTAATCCAACCATGCTTCCTACAAGTTGCCGCTATTCTGTAACACAGAACATCATTCTTAAGAATATCAAACACTCAAATATTAGTCTTGCCCTATCACTAAAGCTAACCAGGAACTCCATTAATTTCAGATATCTATGGTTGACAGAAGAAACCTGTTTCACTTTCGAACCGACAACCTCAACAAAAAAATCTACCTAACTGCTAATTTCTGTTCCCCGAGAAGTACATGATCATAAATAAATGTAGTTATCAACAGCATCTCTAAGACGATCATTAATAGCTTCACAAAACTGTTCAAGTATCAGGTATTGCTCAACTAAGACCGGACTCTATCTTACCAAACTAAATAAAATCCGACACTGACCTTTTATCTAGACTTCCTTGTTGGCCAAATCCATCAATTCACAGTTAAACTCAATAACACAAAAACAACCAAACAAAGCCCCTTCAGTTCTAACctaaaatagtgaaaaacaactTATGCTTTGCTTCTTTCTAATTCACCTTAAACAACAAAACTATATCCAGTACATGCTAAACAATCATCTTGTATAAATCATAACACAAGTCACGCCTGATACAAGAATTTCAAGTGTTCACACATACACAAACAGACACAGAGCGGggcagagggagagagagagggggagagagggaggggggagagagggagagggagagggagagagagagagagagagagagagagagagagagagagagaaagagagagagagggagagagagggagagagagagagaggtgagagggagggggagagagagataggTGAGAGGGAAGGGGAGGAGAGATTGCAGGAAAACAAGCAAAAAtccaaaatcaatcaaaacaaaaacctGGGTTATCCAAGATTCTTACCAAACTCAAAGAAAGCTCAAATCTTCACCCCTGAATCGCTCCATCAAACCCACAAAGAATCAACAAAAATTAGGGCTAATACAGtcaacaaacacaaacaagtgATAACACAGACACTCAATTATACATACATGGGCCTGTATGTATCTTCAAAAGGGCGAGTCGGGTATCACTGATTTTACTCGCCGGTGCTCGTGTGCAAGAGAATTGAACGGTGGCTAGTGCGTTCTTCGTTTTGGATTctataaaatgttaaaaaagtGAAAAACAGCCCACTCGCATTTAGGGCGCGTGGGTAACACGTGCTAGAATAATACAAGAGGCCAAGAGGGTAGTGATTGACAAGTGTGTGGGACCAAGTGATGAAGTTGTCTTATGGGAGTACCTTAGGGCTAAGTGAagaattataatattgattatttttaattttattaaatttttaattgacATGTGGgtctcttgttttttttttttggctaattAAGCCTATATAATGTTTTGATTTGAGTGTGAAATGGGTAGCTTTAATTTGTGTTTGTATCATTTGTCTCGAACACGTATTTAGTAAGATGTGTGAATAAAAAGCAGTGTCGCCGCCTAAGCGGAATCGGCCTTAAAGCGCTTCGATTTTTACAAAAAGAGAAATTAAgcgttttttaaaattaagcgGACAATTAAGCGGAGTAAGCGGTCGTTAAGCGAATTAAGCGGTAATTAAGCGGTCAAATGgtgttgacttgctaatttttttaaaaaaattaattttgaaaaattaattttataataatataactataattatattataaaattaaaaaaatatattttattgaaaatgcaTATTCTTCgcacaacataatattatttttaaatatattaatattataattaaatatttcaattatatttaattaatccgcttattgacctgcttaaaattccgcttaagcgtctGCTTTACTAAAGCGCCGGAAGGTCCTACTACCGCTTAGAACCGATTTGCGCTTTCCACTGATAAAAAGTTTGATGACGTAAATTCACTCTATTATCGTGCATATTAGTTTgactttttgtatattatttaagatgtataaaaacataattttacttgatttttttataattgataatgtttttattcataaaggtaaatttaaaaatatttttcagcaATACAGATATAATAAGATTTATAATGAAACAGAGATAACTATTTAGAAAGATGGTGATTATAAAAGtcaaacaatatttatttataaattatattatagattttaattggaaagcagtagaaatgataattttgtttaaaaagaaaagataactttgtatatttatatatcacaaagtaataaattatttaaaaaaattcaaatatttagattaaaatttttTGGCGTAAACTATGAAATGATAAGATCTGAAAAAGAATTTCAGACCGAGCTTAAGTAATTCAGGCCGTgtttaaatatttcattttctctttctgcgtgaaaataatattgtataataatttcttccactatctcatgTCACTGTATCATAAATTAGGAGCATAGTCCTTTAAATAATCGAATTCAACATAAATTATGCGAGAgtacttataaaattaataaagacgtgaactaaataaaaaaataataaagtcgTGAACTAAATAAGTACCACTAAGTATTGCACATGCATATTCAATTTATCGTTGTGAATGGGCCTGGATCGAGAATTTAAACTACCGGGCCAAAAAACATTACATCCATTGTCCATGTATGTTTCATGTTCAATGTATGTATGTTTAGTGTTCGATAAAATGACCTACTAAGCTTGTTACTCCCTCAGTTCTCAGGATTTCCTAAATTGTATATATCAGGGTTTCTCTAAACTGTATATATCAAAAGACCGTTCTCAGTCCAcctgaattatatatattgagagACCGACCCGGGACAGTCCTttgaattgtatacattgggaGACGTAAACGTCTAAATTATATACGTCATGGGATGGAGACGCTCTGAATTTATTTCGATCCTCTTGAATTgtatagggttaattatcaaactcatcattgAAGTcgacaaatggtatcaacttcatcactgatctccatgAGGTCTCAAGTGGCTTATTAAACGAGTTTAGTGAACCACTTGAGACCCCGTGAAGATCAGTGATAAAGTTGATACCACAGTGATaagtttaataattaaattaaacccgaattgtatatattaaaaaacgggTACATGACATGCAGTTTAATgcttcaaattaaattatttcttttctgaataaaatttaaataaagtacATGCCGagcaatgaaaaaaataatataaaaatgaatgggatggaaggagtatcAAACATCAATCGTCTAGCCAATCAAAAGTTGATGAATTCTGAGAACGAACCATTGCACCAGGTATATCAACTCTAGATCAAACCACATATTTATAAAATGGAAAACCTGCATTTGCAACTTGCAAGGCCTCAAATTTTAAACTTCAAAAGATTTTTTCCATACTTCAACAAACATAGAGTTGTTTACAGCCACAGTTTTCAAAAGTTTGTGAACAAACTGAGCAATGTATCTAAGTACGCGACAATGCTTAGTCTAACAAGACTAGAACATAACATGTCATGTAAGTACCAAATTACATTGGGCAGACGTCACCCAACTTTAACTAGCTTAAGAAAATGTGGGGAATTCATCCATGCCCGCATACACATCAGATACATCTGTACACAAGAAAATGCATATTCAGCTGGCAACCCAAATATAATGAATTTAAAGGTTATCGTTACTGGACATAAACTTGTTATGTAAGCAATATGTCCTTGTTATGTTTTTCTAAGGTATGGTAGGTTGTTACCTTGTTATTCCGGCTTGAAAATTGCTTAGAAGACCACATCAGGTCAACCTGTTACTTTTCTAGCTGCTGCAGATCTTGATCCTGCCAGACAAAAAATAGGATAAATAACCAAGTATATACTTGCCATGATGTTAAATTAAACTTCATCGGATATTTATTAGCAGATTACAAATATTCATTAATAGATTGGAAATGGAGTCGCCACAACTCCCATATCTTCCTCAGAGGCTTTCCTTCACTATCAGAGCCCACTTTATTCATTTTGCTTTAGTTTTGTTCTAGCTGCTTTCCTTTAGAAATACTAGTCCTGCCACTCGAATTAGCTAGTATAATCTAGCAATTGCATTTCCTCATCTAAAAAGCTAGGAAAATCTAGCAATACTGTTTTCCTTACTTGAAAAGCTAGGAAATCTAGCAATCTTATTAACATATGTATCAAATAGATAATATTTAAACAACAAAGCCAATGAGGAAATACAGGTTATAAAGTTAAGGCAGGTtgataaaatacaaaaaaaaatgaatctaAAATTTCTTTACATACTTATCTTATGGATTTAAATAAATGCCAAGTACATCATAGTTAAGACCAAACTCAGATTCATTTGGATCACAAAAGCAAGTAGAAAGGGGAAATCGGGTATACTAGATCTATAGGATACTGACACCTGCATTATGAACTTTAAATTCATTCctcataaaacaaaaaattaagacaattataattaaaacagaGAACTGATATTTGATGGTTTGAGagaaagaaaatgctaaaatcaGCATATCAATTTATAAAGTTAACATATGTTTTCCGTATGTATCAGATAGAtaatatttaaaagtaaaacaatTACCAGAACAATGATTCAGAAGATCAACTCATCAGAATATCTTGTTCCTCAGTCAAGTGACAATCATGCTGGTCAACTAGtccttttattatatatatttcatcatCCATGTAATGCATCTTAGTCTTAAATGATTCTTGAAATTTTTTGCACATGTATTTGTGATAACATTTTCATATATGCTCATAAATTTCATGGAAATATTTCTAACCTTTTGGATCCCTCAAAGTAATCATGCGTTCTTTATacatattgaaataatatatgcaACAGACTAAAAATTTGATACATTAGCATGATTAAGTCTTAGGACGAGTACTTACTACTTGAGCGTTTAATGTTGCGACAGAACTTGCTACCACAACGGCAACGGAAGGCCTTCACAGGATGTTCatgatcatcaaaatcaatgccATAATCCTGCAAGcataacatatatataggcTAAAGTGAAGGAATTAAGGAGAAACATGGATAAATGACATAACCCGACCAATCATACACATTTTGCTTTCAGTACAGAGAAAAGTTTTAGCATTGATACATACAAAAAGATTCAATCAGTTCTAGAAACATTAAATTAGAGGTAGTTGTTAAGCTGTAGAAAGCCAGTTAACTAGCCATGCGGACCTTGAACATAAAGAGCAAAGAAAGGTCATATAGGAACAATATTCAATGCCTTAATGTTGTTTTTCACACATTGTTCTAACCACAAGTAACAAGGTTCCTGGATTGTTGAATTGTAAAGGGCTAGGGTATATAAAGCGTATTATATCCTTGTATCCTTATATATAACAAGTTAAGGACAATAATTTAGTTGTTTGGTATACTACCGCCGAACAAATATGAACCATAAGGTATTATTGTTTGATAAATGGTTGAGA of Daucus carota subsp. sativus chromosome 3, DH1 v3.0, whole genome shotgun sequence contains these proteins:
- the LOC108214161 gene encoding cellulose synthase A catalytic subunit 4 [UDP-forming]; its protein translation is MAGLFTGSHGRDEMHVLHGADEHRPPAAEATKKICRVCGDEIGLKENGDLFVACAECGFPVCRPCYEYERSEGHQCCPQCNTRYKRHKGSPRVAGDDEENFDADDFDDEFQMKNYDNAPDHQHLNTPSENGDNFQQQQQHPNGPAFSSIAGSVTGKDFEAEKETYTNSEWKERVDKWKTRQEKRGLVNKGDESGNDQENEDEYLMAEARQPLWRKVPIASSLINPYRIVIVSRLVILGFFFHFRILTPAYDAFPLWIISVICEIWFGFSWILDQFPKWFPINRETYLDRLSLRFEREGEPNGLSPVDFFVSSVDPLKEPPIITANTILSILSVDYPVDKVCCYISDDGASMLLFDALSETAEFARRWVPFCKKYSIEPRAPEYYFSEKIDYLKDKVQPTFVKDRRAMKREYEEFKVRINALVAAAQKKPEDGWVMQDGTPWPGNNSRDHPGMIQVYLGSEGALDVDGKELPRLVYVSREKRPGYQHHKKAGAMNAMVRVSAVLTNAPFILNLDCDHYVNNSKAVREAMCFLMDPQLGKKLCYVQFPQRFDGIDRHDRYANRNVVFFDINMRGLDGIQGPVYVGTGCVFNRQALYGYDPPVSEKRQKMTCDCWPSWCCCCCGGSRKKKSKKSKKKGLKALLGLSGLYSKKKKMGKNYSRKSAGPIFDLEGIEEGLEGYDELEKSSLMSQKNFEKRFGQSPVFITSTLMENGGLPEGTNSASLIKEAIHVISIGYEEKTEWGKEIGWIYGSVTEDILTGFKMHCRGWKSVYCMPKRPAFKGSAPINLSDRLHQVLRWALGSVEIFMSRHCPLWYGYGGKLKGLERLAYINTIVYPFTSIPLLAYCALPAVCLLTGKFIIPTLNNFASIWFLALFLSIITTGVLELRWSGVSIQDWWRNEQFWVIGGVSAHLFAVFQGFLKVLGGVDTNFTVTAKAADDVEFGELYLFKWTTLLIPPTTLIILNMVGVVAGVSDAINNGYGSWGPLFGKLFFSFWVILHLYPFLKGLMGRQNRTPTIVVLWSVLLASIFSLVWVRIDPFLPKQTGPILKQCGVEC
- the LOC108214162 gene encoding protein PHOSPHATE STARVATION RESPONSE 1-like isoform X2, giving the protein MEARHALSFQTSSARPLSNHGAPGGLSSSLPVLSNHQLPVYQEASMERTLASNSSNVRPLLPSNSGVVGHIISSSAGFSSDLQYSTSASHGNHSSKTPFISQSSNHGATMPLHNHSDSGIFKSTASSRCITENNNDSWCTDSLPSYLDCPVTSPGANNQIDDKNGVCVVPSEDFNKTSDWQEWAEQLITDDNALPPNWVDLLVDDTSVAGPEQQIIPYQMSTTPMNCPVQQPQVHQQQQVSLQLPASSEETSTGVTKSPSAGGSSSKARMRWTPELHEAFVEAVNKLGGSERATPKGVLKQMKVEGLTIYHVKSHLQKYRTARYKPDSVEGSSERKLMPIEELSSLDLKTGIEITEALRLQMEVQKRLHEQLEIQRNLQLRIEEQGKQLQMMFEKQQKSGLDMAKVLLTDMDKPEAVQESPAKSEQGSLLLQHQLPVDVPENAAPASEDISAHLTENHSEPEVEISKDLASTVTDNSTSQPAKRLKVN
- the LOC108214162 gene encoding protein PHOSPHATE STARVATION RESPONSE 1-like isoform X1, with the protein product MEARHALSFQTSSARPLSNHGAPGGLSSSLPVLSNHQLPVYQEASMERTLASNSSNVRPLLPSNSGVVGHIISSSAGFSSDLQYSTSASHGNHSSKTPFISQSSNHGATMPLHNHSDSGIFKSTASSRCITENNNDSWCTDSLPSYLDCPVTSPGANNQIDDKNGVCVVPSEDFNKTSDWQEWAEQLITDDNALPPNWVDLLVDDTSVAGPEQQIIPYQMSTTPMNCPVQQPQVHQQQQVSLQLPASSEETSTGVTKSPSAGGSSSKARMRWTPELHEAFVEAVNKLGGSERATPKGVLKQMKVEGLTIYHVKSHLQKYRTARYKPDSVEGSSERKLMPIEELSSLDLKTICRDRGIEITEALRLQMEVQKRLHEQLEIQRNLQLRIEEQGKQLQMMFEKQQKSGLDMAKVLLTDMDKPEAVQESPAKSEQGSLLLQHQLPVDVPENAAPASEDISAHLTENHSEPEVEISKDLASTVTDNSTSQPAKRLKVN